From Macadamia integrifolia cultivar HAES 741 unplaced genomic scaffold, SCU_Mint_v3 scaffold784, whole genome shotgun sequence, the proteins below share one genomic window:
- the LOC122069974 gene encoding putative disease resistance RPP13-like protein 3 has product MAESVLYIAEKLGNLLIKEAEFLHKVKKEVESLSKELKALGSDLKKADVMTNKEEEYDEWVSQLRDLAFKAEDVIEVFVNNETQYDGCNVVQLMMGCICQIITLHKLKNEIDDINIKLKELPKKSSPFTIQSLENGGETSSIHHDREEDQLVLSRAKEDDDIVGFQKEANKLASSLTKKEPQGQVFGQAGAGKTALARNIYKRSDVNNQFDCVAWVSVSPDYHVEDIWQAILEQVKNLTEEEKEKLQGKKSVELLDIVYDCLKEKNYLIVLDDLWKQTDWEMISMAFPKSQEKKCRVLLTTRIEEVARAANPSTDPEILRVLNDEESLKLFLKKVFGCSLDRIPESSLSEEMKDVARQMLSRCEGLPIAIVLLGGILSAKRKDIFEWTNMLEKVRSDLAESTDLRKLFSLSYNELPYASKPCFLYFGLFPEDSVIECDKLIRLWVAEGFIEQRDDKIMEDMARDRLKGLIQRSMIQVVECKSDGDPQTCRTHDLVRSLAIQEAKKAKFSSICKKKQLEVSMEGSCRRIALHPQDFEFHIGTSTSAPFQSIVEMNADLVGVKEEVDRLVMLLTQEEHLGRVAAVSIVGMGGIGKTMLARHVYNKIEVKSYFTCRAWVNVSQHYAVRDILKIILQQVTTLTDAESKLESEDVLQRRLHNHFNQKQQSNLVVLDNIWRTEDWDIIRNIFPEPLNSQSCRMLLTTRSADLVYHVSSSSAPLHLRLLNGEESLKLFLQTIFKCSLDEISEAGLSEDMMDIARLLVNKCAGVPLAIVLLGGLLSVKRKDVAAWVNILQSLKMIDSHFILVDIFYIAYKDLPDYLKSCFLSLRHFPEDTEMACDTLIRLWAVEGFLKLRDNYTLEDAARDYLEELIQRKLIEVAKRKLNGSPETCRIHDLLRDFVSTEARKAEFSKSSENEQLRLAQGNRPLALHSKDSTELVHEGNTSTAPHFQAPKTFSLMDDILSFLDPFKFPNHVYSLLCLSKNPQFCFQQFQLLRVLDLQGAENIMEVPKEIRNLTLLRYLSLRNTRVKQIPSWIGNLRNLQTLDAPGSKIPIDTLKLNQLKTSFRPFLLLIRSSCFFFSGH; this is encoded by the coding sequence atggctgaGAGCGTCTTGTACATTGCAGAGAAGTTAGGGAATTTGCTAATTAAGGAAGCTGAATTTCTCCacaaagtgaagaaagaggtGGAATCTCTTTCAAAGGAACTCAAGGCCCTTGGTTCTGATTTGAAGAAGGCCGATGTGATGaccaacaaagaagaagaatacgaTGAATGGGTTAGCCAACTCAGAGATTTGGCCTTTAAGGCTGAGGATGTTATAGAAGTCTTCGTCAACAATGAAACGCAATATGATGGGTGCAATGTTGTCCAGCTGATGATGGGGTGCATCTGCCAAATTATAACTCTCCacaaattgaaaaatgaaatcGATGATATCAACATCAAGCTAAAGGAACTTCCAAAGAAAAGCTCACCGTTCACAATTCAAAGTCTAGAGAATGGTGGTGAAACTTCTTCTATCCATCATGATCGGGAAGAAGACCAGCTGGTGTTAAGCAGAgctaaagaagatgatgatatcGTCGGTTTTCAAAAGGAAGCAAACAAATTGGCATCGTCATTGACAAAGAAAGAACCACAAGGACAGGTCTTTGGTCAGGCAGGAGCAGGAAAGACTGCACTTGCTCGAAATATTTACAAGAGAAGCGATGTTAACAATCAATTCGATTGTGTTGCATGGGTTTCTGTTTCCCCAGACTACCATGTAGAAGATATCTGGCAAGCCATACTAGAACAAGTTAAGAATctcacagaagaagaaaaggagaagctACAAGGGAAGAAGAGCGTTGAGTTACTGGATATTGTCTATGACtgcttaaaagaaaagaactacctGATTGTCTTGGACGATTTATGGAAGCAAACAGATTGGGAGATGATAAGCATGGCCTTTCCAAAGTCACAAGAAAAGAAATGCAGGGTTTTACTCACAACTCGTATCGAAGAAGTAGCCCGTGCTGCTAACCCATCAACTGATCCGGAAATACTACGGGTTTTGAATGACGAGGAGAGTTTGAAGCTGTTCTTGAAGAAAGTATTCGGATGCTCCTTGGACAGAATACCAGAGTCTAGTCTCTCTGAGGAAATGAAGGATGTGGCAAGGCAAATGCTTTCAAGATGCGAGGGACTCCCAATTGCAATCGTGCTTCTGGGAGGCATTCTATCAGCAAAAAGGAAGGATATCTTTGAGTGGACGAACATGCTTGAAAAGGTCCGTTCAGATCTAGCAGAATCAACAGACCTCCGTAAGCTATTTTCTCTGAGCTATAATGAATTGCCATATGCCTCAAAACCATGTTTCCTTTATTTTGGACTTTTCCCAGAGGATAGTGTGATCGAATGTGATAAATTGATTCGACTATGGGTAGCTGAGGGATTTATAGAGCAGCGAGATGATAAAATAATGGAAGATATGGCTAGAGATCGGCTTAAGGGTTTAATCCAAAGGAGCATGATCCAAGTTGTTGAATGTAAATCAGATGGGGATCCTCAAACATGTCGTACTCATGACCTCGTTCGATCATTAGCAATACAAGAAGCGAAGAAAGCTAAGTTTTCCAGCATCTGCAAGAAGAAACAATTGGAGGTGTCGATGGAAGGCAGCTGTCGTCGAATTGCCTTGCATCCTCAAGATTTCGAGTTTCATATTGGTACGTCTACTTCTGCTCCTTTCCAATCCATTGTTGAGATGAATGCTGATCTCGTGGGCGTTAAAGAGGAAGTGGATCGACTAGTAATGTTGTTGACACAGGAAGAACACCTGGGACGGGTTGCTGCCGTTTCTATTGTGGGCATGGGGGGAATAGGGAAGACAATGCTCGCACGACATGTTTACAATAAAATTGAGGTTAAATCTTATTTTACTTGTCGTGCTTGGGTAAATGTCTCCCAACACTATGCTGTAAGAGATATTTTGAAGATTATATTGCAACAAGTTACAACCCTCACAGATGCAGAGTCAAAACTTGAGAGCGAGGATGTGTTGCAAAGGAGGCTCCACAATCATTTCAATCAAAAACAACAGAGCAACCTCGTTGTATTGGACAATATTTGGAGGACAGAAGATTGGGATATCATAAGAAACATTTTCCCGGAGCCACTCAACAGCCAGAGTTGCAGAATGTTACTCACGACTCGCTCTGCAGATCTAGTATATCACGTCAGTTCATCAAGTGCTCCGCTTCACCTGCGTTTATTGAATGGTGAGGAAAGTTTGAAGCTGTTCCTGCAGACGATCTTTAAGTGCTCACTGGATGAAATATCAGAAGCTGGTCTCTCCGAAGACATGATGGACATAGCGCGTCTTTTGGTCAATAAATGTGCTGGAGTCCCACTTGCAATTGTGCTTCTAGGAGGCCTCTTATCAGTGAAAAGGAAGGATGTCGCCGCATGGGTTAATATACTTCAAAGTCTGAAGATGATTGATTCACATTTTATTTTAGTGGATATATTCTATATAGCTTATAAGGATTTGCCTGATTACTTGAAATCTTGCTTCCTTTCTTTGAGACATTTTCCAGAGGACACTGAGATGGCCTGTGACACATTGATTAGATTATGGGCTGTGGAAGGATTTTTGAAGCTGAGGGACAATTACACCTTGGAAGATGCGGCAAGAGATTACCTTGAAGAGTTAATCCAGAGGAAGCTGATCGAGGTAGCAAAAAGGAAATTGAATGGATCTCCTGAAACTTGTCGGATTCATGATCTCCTTCGAGATTTTGTGTCAACTGAAGCCCGGAAAGCGGAATTTTCTAAGAGTTCTGAGAATGAACAATTGAGGTTGGCCCAAGGCAATCGTCCACTTGCCTTGCATTCTAAGGACAGTACTGAGCTCGTCCATGAGGGTAATACATCTACTGCTCCTCATTTCCAAGCCCCCAAAACTTTTAGTTTGATGGATGATatcctttcttttttggatcccttcaaatttccaaaccatgtctattcCTTGCTGTGTTTATCCAAAAACCCCCAATTTTGCTTTCAACAGTTCCAGTTGCTTAGAGTACTTGATCTACAAGGTGCAGAAAATATCATGGAAGTACCTAAAGAAATTAGGAATCTCACCCTTCTTAGGTACTTGAGCTTACGCAACACCCGCGTAAAACAGATTCCATCTTGGATAGGTAACCTCCGCAACTTACAGACATTGGATGCACCTGGTTCCAAGATTCCCATTGATACATTGAAACTAAATCAGTTAAAGACATCTTTTCGCCCATTCCTTCTCCTTATCCGCTCcagctgcttcttcttctctgggCATTGA